The region ATTTGGCATGGAGAAACGGATCAGAACCCCAGTGATCAATTGCGCGTCCTCAACGGCATCTACAACGGAGATATTCAGCGCTTTGAGCGGATCCGCCGGGATCAGACTGATGGTCATAGTTGGAGCCTTTACAAGGTGCGTTCACCGGTGGTAAAGCGCTGGCGCCTGCAGCGTTATCCCTTCGACGATCAGCTGCTGCACGTTCAGATCGGTCTGGATGATCCTCTGCAGCCGGTGAACCTGGACGTGGTGCCCACGCAGCCCTGCAGCGTGACCCCCAGCCTGCTGCTGCCGGGTTGGACCCTGAAAGATCCGACGGGTTACGCCTCCAGCATCAGCCTGATGAATGATCTGGGCCGTCCTCCCGCCGCCGGCGTCGCCGTGCGCCGGCAACCCACCGTGTCGTTTGACCTGCCGATCCAGCGGCGCAGCCTGCTGTTCGTCGCGCCCGATTTCCTCGGCTATTTGTTGGCTGTCGGCCTTTGCTGCATGAGTCTGCTGATCACCCGCAGCCGGGATGATCTGATCCTCGCGGCGGTGGTGTCCGCCGGCGGTAACTACGTGTTCATTGCCGGCAATCTTCCGGTGACGGCGATGACGGGCTTCATCGGAAATCTGCAATTGATCATTTTCCTGGGGATTCTTTACGTCGTCGGTGCTGATGAATTGATCGACAATCAGCTCAGTCTGATCAGTACAAGGGTTGCCGAGGGGCTGCGGGTGCTGTTGCTGCCCAGTTATGTGGCGATGACCTTGCTGGGCATCTGGTGGATCATTCCATGACACAACCAACAGCGCCCCACCCATCCGGCTACTGGACGTTGTTGACCTCCGGGCTCACCGTTGTGATTGCTTTGGTGGGCGTATTGTTGATTCAGCCGCGTCTGAGTGAACGTCGGCTCAAGATCGACGATCAATACATTCTGACAGCAACCGAAGTGCGGTCTCTGCCAGCGGGAACCCTCTCCGTGGTGTTGGATCGTTCGCCCGGCGAGGACCATAACGATTTCAAATATCGACTGCTGGAGCTCGTGCTCAAGCGCAGTGGTCGCCCCTTCGCCCTTGGGCTCAGTGAAGTGGTGGTCGCGCAGGATGAAGCCGTTGCGGCGTTGGAACAAGGCGTCGCCAGCTTCAGCCGCAATCCCTTTGCCTTGAGCATTGGGGTCTATGGCGCTGGCGTGGATGTGAACCGACGTCTGCTGCCAGTACCCATCCCCGTGACCGGAGGCATCCTCGGACTGCGCAGCGGTTGGACGCATCAGAGTCAGATGGCGCGACTGGCCACGATCCGGACCAGGCAGGATCTCGGCGACATCGTTCTGCTCCAGGGACTGGGCTGGAGTGATGTAGACATTTTTGATGCGGCTGGCCTACGCACCTTCACCGCACGCTCAGAAGATCTGTTTCGTCTGGTGGATCACCAACGGGTGCAGTTGTTCCCCAGGGGTATTGCGGAGTTGGAGCGGGAGGCGCAGCTGATGGCGTCATCCACATCGGACACCGCTTTGGATCCACATCTGCTGCTTGCCTATCCCTTCGCCGGCTTCTTTTACGTCAGCCCTGACAATCAACCGCTGGCGGATGCGATCAGAACGGGATTTGAACGGGCGATCGCTGATGGCTCCTATCAGCGATTGGTGGAGGAGCTGATTTTCACCCCCTGGTTGCGCCGCACGCTCGTGCTCAAGAATCGCCGAGTGATCGTTCTGGCCAATCCGGTGGCGGCTGATGTTCTTCCCGCTGTAGAGAGTCGCCATTGGATCGTGCCCTGGCCTGAGCTGTTGAACGAGGAGATCGAGACAGGAGAGCAGTTGTGCGCTGCGCAAAAGTTGAAGGCTCTTTGCTCTTGAGATGGATGTGAATCTGATTCCCATGATTGATTTTATTTCAAAATTTTTGAATTTGGGGATCAGGCTCTTTTGCTTTTCTGGTCCTGCAAATCGTCGGGCCTTTAGGCGTCAAAGCAGGTGGGATTCACTGGCAAATATTTTCTATGTTTATTTGAAGCAAGGGCAGATTGTTGCCCTTGATTGTTAAAAGCCGATGACCTGACTTGAACAGGCGACCCACGCTTTACGAAAGCGTTGCTCTACCGGCTGAGCTACATCGGCAACAATAGCAATTTAACATTTGAGACTGTGCCTGGCCGCCGTTTTGGACGAGAACCCAACATCACGGAAAGAATTGGCCCCGGCGTTGCGGGACCGTTTGATCCGTGAATCACGCACCCCCTGGCGTGGGCTCCGGCGTTTGGTCTGGTTCGCGTTGTTCGCCTCCGCCGGCCTGGGACTGTTCACCATGCTCTTCCGTGCTTCCGCTGGCGACAGCGTCGAGATCTCCGACTTCGGGATCCAGGGGGGTGCTCTCCTCCTCTTCAGCAGCCTGCTCTGGTTCGATCGCAGCCGTGATGTCGATGTCGATCAGGGCGGTGGCGACGGCTGAGTCGTCCTCGCTGGTTGCTGCGTCGATGGACGCTGTGTCTTCCGGGACATCGGAGGTTGGCTCCTGATCCGGCCCGTTGGTTGGTTCCGGAGTGGGTTCCGGTTCGTTTGAAGGCTCCGGAGTAGAGACGGGGGGTGGTTCCGGAGTGGGCGAGGGGGTCGGTTCCACTGGCTCCGGCCAGGTCAAGGGGGCGAATTGCAGGAGCTGTAGGCCAAAGCTCGTGCGTTCCTGCCGCAGCTGATCAAGGCTCCACGGTTCAGCGGCGGAGTCGTTCTGTGGTGCTTGGACCAACAGGAGCACCGCCTGCACCAGTTGCTGGATCTGCCAGATCAGTAAGGCCAACAGTGGCGCCGTCAGCAGCAAGCTCACCAGTCGTGAGCTGCCCTGCAAAGGCGAGAATTCGTGGATCAGCCCTGCAGATTCATCCAGCCACCACAGCAGCGGTAGCAGCAGAACAGTGCAACCCACCAGCGCTGAGCGGCTTCCCCATTGGCTCTCGGAGGCGCTGAGCCTCAACTGATCGCTGCTGCGGGACGCCACGGGAAGGCGCAGCAGCAGCAGGGATCCCCAGTCCGCAGGACGTTGCCACAGCGCGATGGCAGGCGCCACAACGCCGACT is a window of Synechococcus sp. A15-24 DNA encoding:
- a CDS encoding photosystem II assembly family protein → MVWFALFASAGLGLFTMLFRASAGDSVEISDFGIQGGALLLFSSLLWFDRSRDVDVDQGGGDG